One part of the Dysidea avara chromosome 10, odDysAvar1.4, whole genome shotgun sequence genome encodes these proteins:
- the LOC136269298 gene encoding uncharacterized protein isoform X2 has translation MYKLVILCSVLNLLSVAAQADTVDWIDDSDRSHWHLKVTPDSGCFKERSSASIYCLNITNRITAFAHNVHWIKITNDKFSRGRIWSNDHQLRFPSVAVNDEGSYCCRLSQPLSNSVDLSLHHDRGCTGFTIARISIAAPLQKSYLKNASTMGSCVINSDYHVVTRSLDTATKSWRLKVDPSNRCILLGNAARVNCLNFTAKDVATFAKNIQWFKILDGGGLDPITTSQQGRVRSNGHQLQFLKTDGSDDGQYCCKTLSSGLESGCSPSATAAITIALPPIISTLKHQVTFVGKTITLKCDIANKGRPAASVLLWQRYGKNILKSVKYSVNISDNGTSLTITNTTAEDEGYYNCVVQNSKGQSDNKSMYLFVQPPKPSGCNTVNKFYSLTVGLQTITGDCGLLLQLQKAVVEDVIRKFLVMKCNYSSDLCIDISSDTQCSPNSIVTVNVILKGEQASVLWNETNAVLQKGPVIIESMGISYSLTCVVKTLCPEVEINTTDVPSINPVENDINDTNNDNGIVIVAIGVPLLLVGLFVVILAFVIAIVYQCTKADKAKKCSGTISPCHIEDGNFNNVTTSSNERQSPASSTTLQFDANHHETITMGNSSSSSYDSMHADNNDSSADSGVDSPGYKELFHPQGLNHNECNVYQPNACGDQHIPSQSILPSPKGHPKAEPKSFTLTDPAHSSVSEYNKPEQKSVGDESKEYRNDGTLA, from the exons ATGTATAAGCTTGTTATTTTGTGCTCTGTGTTAAATCTGCTATCCGTAGCAGCACAAGCGGATACTGTCGACTGGATCGACGACAGCGATCGTTCTCATTGGCATCTAAAAGTAACACCAGATTCAGGATGCTTTAAGGAGAGGAGCTCCGCATCAATTTATTGCCTCAATATTACAAATCGCATCACTGCTTTTGCACATAACGTTCATTGGATCAAAATCACGAACGACAAATTCTCACGAGGTAGAATTTGGAGCAATGATCACCAACTCCGTTTTCCCTCGGTTGCTGTTAATGATGAAGGCTCTTATTGCTGCAGACTATCACAACCACTGAGCAATTCAGTTGATCTATCGTTGCATCATGATCGTGGATGCACAGGCTTTACAATTGCTAGGATAAGTATTGCAGCTCCACTGCAAAAAAGTTACCTGAAGAATGCGTCTACAATGGGCAGCTGTGTGATAAACTCTGATTATCATGTTGTAACTAGATCTCTAGATACCG CAACAAAAAGTTGGAGATTGAAGGTTGATCCTTCAAACAGATGTATTTTGCTGGGAAATGCTGCCAGAGTGAATTGTCTCAATTTCACTGCAAAAGATGTTGCAACATTTGCAAAGAATATTCAGTGGTTTAAGATATTAGATGGTGGAGGACTGGATCCTATAACTACCTCACAACAAGGTAGGGTAAGAAGTAATGGTCACCagttacaatttttaaaaactgaTGGAAGTGATGATGGGCAATATTGTTGCAAAACACTTTCAAGTGGATTAGAAAGTGGTTGTTCTCCATCTGCTACAGCTGCCATAACCATTGCCTTGCCTCCTATTATCTCTACTCTAAAACACCAAGTAACATTTGTGGGTAAAACGATTACCTTGAAATGTGACATTGCAAATAAAGGACGGCCAGCTGCTTCTGTACTTCTATGGCAAAGATATGGAAAGAATATTCTGAAATCAGTAAAATATTCTGTCAATATATCGGACAATGGTACTAGCCTGACAATTACTAACACCACTGCCGAAGATGAAGGATATTATAACTGTGTGGTACAGAACTCTAAAGGACAGAGCGATAACAAATCTATGTACCTGTTTGTACAGCCACCAAAGCCATCAG GCTGCAACACTGTAAACAAGTTTTATTCTTTAACAGTTGGCTTGCAAACTATTACTGGAGACTGTGGTCTACTATTACAG TTGCAGAAAGCTGTGGTAGAAGATGTGATCAGAAAGTTCTTAGTTATGAAGTGCAACTATTCATCAGACTTGTGTATTGACATTAGTAGTGACACTCAATGTTCCCCTAATTCCATTGTGACTGTTAATGTAATTCTGAAAGGTGAACAAGCATCAGTCCTTTGGAATGAAACAAATGCTGTTTTGCAAAAGGGACCAGTAATAATTGAATCAATGGGAATCAGCTACTCCCTTACCTGTGTAGTTAAGACATTGTGTCCTGAAGTTGAGATCAACACCACTGATGTACCATCTATTAATCCAGTGGAGAATGATATTAATGATACGAATAATGACAATGGTATTGTAATTGTTGCTATTGGTGTTCCGCTACTGTTGGTAGGACTGTTTGTAGTAATACTTGCGTTTGTAATTGCCATTGTATACCAATGCACAAAGGctgataaagcaaaaaaatGTTCTGGAACAATTTCACCATGTCATATTGAAGATGGGAATTTTAATAATGTAACGACAAGCAGCAATGAAAGGCAGAGTCCTGCATCATCCACTACTCTTCAATTTGATGCTAATCATCATGAAACTATTACCATGGGTAACTCCAGCAGCAGCTCCTATGATTCTATGCATGCTGATAACAATGACTCTTCAGCAGACTCTGGTGTTGATTCACCAGGCTATAAAGAATTGTTTCACCCTCAAGGGCTGAATCACAATGAGTGCAATGTTTACCAGCCTAATGCTTGTGGTGATCAGCATATACCATCCCAGTCAATTTTGCCATCACCAAAAGGCCACCCAAAGGCTGAACCTAAATCGTTCACCTTAACTGACCCAGCCCATTCATCAGTGTCTGAGTACAACAAGCCTGAGCAAAAATCTGTGGGGGATGAGTCGAAGGAATACAGAAATGATGGTACCTTAGCTTAA
- the LOC136269298 gene encoding uncharacterized protein isoform X1, with product MYKLVILCSVLNLLSVAAQADTVDWIDDSDRSHWHLKVTPDSGCFKERSSASIYCLNITNRITAFAHNVHWIKITNDKFSRGRIWSNDHQLRFPSVAVNDEGSYCCRLSQPLSNSVDLSLHHDRGCTGFTIARISIAAPLQKSYLKNASTMGSCVINSDYHVVTRSLDTAATKSWRLKVDPSNRCILLGNAARVNCLNFTAKDVATFAKNIQWFKILDGGGLDPITTSQQGRVRSNGHQLQFLKTDGSDDGQYCCKTLSSGLESGCSPSATAAITIALPPIISTLKHQVTFVGKTITLKCDIANKGRPAASVLLWQRYGKNILKSVKYSVNISDNGTSLTITNTTAEDEGYYNCVVQNSKGQSDNKSMYLFVQPPKPSGCNTVNKFYSLTVGLQTITGDCGLLLQLQKAVVEDVIRKFLVMKCNYSSDLCIDISSDTQCSPNSIVTVNVILKGEQASVLWNETNAVLQKGPVIIESMGISYSLTCVVKTLCPEVEINTTDVPSINPVENDINDTNNDNGIVIVAIGVPLLLVGLFVVILAFVIAIVYQCTKADKAKKCSGTISPCHIEDGNFNNVTTSSNERQSPASSTTLQFDANHHETITMGNSSSSSYDSMHADNNDSSADSGVDSPGYKELFHPQGLNHNECNVYQPNACGDQHIPSQSILPSPKGHPKAEPKSFTLTDPAHSSVSEYNKPEQKSVGDESKEYRNDGTLA from the exons ATGTATAAGCTTGTTATTTTGTGCTCTGTGTTAAATCTGCTATCCGTAGCAGCACAAGCGGATACTGTCGACTGGATCGACGACAGCGATCGTTCTCATTGGCATCTAAAAGTAACACCAGATTCAGGATGCTTTAAGGAGAGGAGCTCCGCATCAATTTATTGCCTCAATATTACAAATCGCATCACTGCTTTTGCACATAACGTTCATTGGATCAAAATCACGAACGACAAATTCTCACGAGGTAGAATTTGGAGCAATGATCACCAACTCCGTTTTCCCTCGGTTGCTGTTAATGATGAAGGCTCTTATTGCTGCAGACTATCACAACCACTGAGCAATTCAGTTGATCTATCGTTGCATCATGATCGTGGATGCACAGGCTTTACAATTGCTAGGATAAGTATTGCAGCTCCACTGCAAAAAAGTTACCTGAAGAATGCGTCTACAATGGGCAGCTGTGTGATAAACTCTGATTATCATGTTGTAACTAGATCTCTAGATACCG CAGCAACAAAAAGTTGGAGATTGAAGGTTGATCCTTCAAACAGATGTATTTTGCTGGGAAATGCTGCCAGAGTGAATTGTCTCAATTTCACTGCAAAAGATGTTGCAACATTTGCAAAGAATATTCAGTGGTTTAAGATATTAGATGGTGGAGGACTGGATCCTATAACTACCTCACAACAAGGTAGGGTAAGAAGTAATGGTCACCagttacaatttttaaaaactgaTGGAAGTGATGATGGGCAATATTGTTGCAAAACACTTTCAAGTGGATTAGAAAGTGGTTGTTCTCCATCTGCTACAGCTGCCATAACCATTGCCTTGCCTCCTATTATCTCTACTCTAAAACACCAAGTAACATTTGTGGGTAAAACGATTACCTTGAAATGTGACATTGCAAATAAAGGACGGCCAGCTGCTTCTGTACTTCTATGGCAAAGATATGGAAAGAATATTCTGAAATCAGTAAAATATTCTGTCAATATATCGGACAATGGTACTAGCCTGACAATTACTAACACCACTGCCGAAGATGAAGGATATTATAACTGTGTGGTACAGAACTCTAAAGGACAGAGCGATAACAAATCTATGTACCTGTTTGTACAGCCACCAAAGCCATCAG GCTGCAACACTGTAAACAAGTTTTATTCTTTAACAGTTGGCTTGCAAACTATTACTGGAGACTGTGGTCTACTATTACAG TTGCAGAAAGCTGTGGTAGAAGATGTGATCAGAAAGTTCTTAGTTATGAAGTGCAACTATTCATCAGACTTGTGTATTGACATTAGTAGTGACACTCAATGTTCCCCTAATTCCATTGTGACTGTTAATGTAATTCTGAAAGGTGAACAAGCATCAGTCCTTTGGAATGAAACAAATGCTGTTTTGCAAAAGGGACCAGTAATAATTGAATCAATGGGAATCAGCTACTCCCTTACCTGTGTAGTTAAGACATTGTGTCCTGAAGTTGAGATCAACACCACTGATGTACCATCTATTAATCCAGTGGAGAATGATATTAATGATACGAATAATGACAATGGTATTGTAATTGTTGCTATTGGTGTTCCGCTACTGTTGGTAGGACTGTTTGTAGTAATACTTGCGTTTGTAATTGCCATTGTATACCAATGCACAAAGGctgataaagcaaaaaaatGTTCTGGAACAATTTCACCATGTCATATTGAAGATGGGAATTTTAATAATGTAACGACAAGCAGCAATGAAAGGCAGAGTCCTGCATCATCCACTACTCTTCAATTTGATGCTAATCATCATGAAACTATTACCATGGGTAACTCCAGCAGCAGCTCCTATGATTCTATGCATGCTGATAACAATGACTCTTCAGCAGACTCTGGTGTTGATTCACCAGGCTATAAAGAATTGTTTCACCCTCAAGGGCTGAATCACAATGAGTGCAATGTTTACCAGCCTAATGCTTGTGGTGATCAGCATATACCATCCCAGTCAATTTTGCCATCACCAAAAGGCCACCCAAAGGCTGAACCTAAATCGTTCACCTTAACTGACCCAGCCCATTCATCAGTGTCTGAGTACAACAAGCCTGAGCAAAAATCTGTGGGGGATGAGTCGAAGGAATACAGAAATGATGGTACCTTAGCTTAA
- the LOC136269298 gene encoding uncharacterized protein isoform X3 yields the protein MYKLVILCSVLNLLSVAAQADTVDWIDDSDRSHWHLKVTPDSGCFKERSSASIYCLNITNRITAFAHNVHWIKITNDKFSRGRIWSNDHQLRFPSVAVNDEGSYCCRLSQPLSNSVDLSLHHDRGCTGFTIARISIAAPLQKSYLKNASTMGSCVINSDYHVVTRSLDTAATKSWRLKVDPSNRCILLGNAARVNCLNFTAKDVATFAKNIQWFKILDGGGLDPITTSQQGRVRSNGHQLQFLKTDGSDDGQYCCKTLSSGLESGCSPSATAAITIALPPIISTLKHQVTFVGKTITLKCDIANKGRPAASVLLWQRYGKNILKSVKYSVNISDNGTSLTITNTTAEDEGYYNCVVQNSKGQSDNKSMYLFVQPPKPSVGLQTITGDCGLLLQLQKAVVEDVIRKFLVMKCNYSSDLCIDISSDTQCSPNSIVTVNVILKGEQASVLWNETNAVLQKGPVIIESMGISYSLTCVVKTLCPEVEINTTDVPSINPVENDINDTNNDNGIVIVAIGVPLLLVGLFVVILAFVIAIVYQCTKADKAKKCSGTISPCHIEDGNFNNVTTSSNERQSPASSTTLQFDANHHETITMGNSSSSSYDSMHADNNDSSADSGVDSPGYKELFHPQGLNHNECNVYQPNACGDQHIPSQSILPSPKGHPKAEPKSFTLTDPAHSSVSEYNKPEQKSVGDESKEYRNDGTLA from the exons ATGTATAAGCTTGTTATTTTGTGCTCTGTGTTAAATCTGCTATCCGTAGCAGCACAAGCGGATACTGTCGACTGGATCGACGACAGCGATCGTTCTCATTGGCATCTAAAAGTAACACCAGATTCAGGATGCTTTAAGGAGAGGAGCTCCGCATCAATTTATTGCCTCAATATTACAAATCGCATCACTGCTTTTGCACATAACGTTCATTGGATCAAAATCACGAACGACAAATTCTCACGAGGTAGAATTTGGAGCAATGATCACCAACTCCGTTTTCCCTCGGTTGCTGTTAATGATGAAGGCTCTTATTGCTGCAGACTATCACAACCACTGAGCAATTCAGTTGATCTATCGTTGCATCATGATCGTGGATGCACAGGCTTTACAATTGCTAGGATAAGTATTGCAGCTCCACTGCAAAAAAGTTACCTGAAGAATGCGTCTACAATGGGCAGCTGTGTGATAAACTCTGATTATCATGTTGTAACTAGATCTCTAGATACCG CAGCAACAAAAAGTTGGAGATTGAAGGTTGATCCTTCAAACAGATGTATTTTGCTGGGAAATGCTGCCAGAGTGAATTGTCTCAATTTCACTGCAAAAGATGTTGCAACATTTGCAAAGAATATTCAGTGGTTTAAGATATTAGATGGTGGAGGACTGGATCCTATAACTACCTCACAACAAGGTAGGGTAAGAAGTAATGGTCACCagttacaatttttaaaaactgaTGGAAGTGATGATGGGCAATATTGTTGCAAAACACTTTCAAGTGGATTAGAAAGTGGTTGTTCTCCATCTGCTACAGCTGCCATAACCATTGCCTTGCCTCCTATTATCTCTACTCTAAAACACCAAGTAACATTTGTGGGTAAAACGATTACCTTGAAATGTGACATTGCAAATAAAGGACGGCCAGCTGCTTCTGTACTTCTATGGCAAAGATATGGAAAGAATATTCTGAAATCAGTAAAATATTCTGTCAATATATCGGACAATGGTACTAGCCTGACAATTACTAACACCACTGCCGAAGATGAAGGATATTATAACTGTGTGGTACAGAACTCTAAAGGACAGAGCGATAACAAATCTATGTACCTGTTTGTACAGCCACCAAAGCCATCAG TTGGCTTGCAAACTATTACTGGAGACTGTGGTCTACTATTACAG TTGCAGAAAGCTGTGGTAGAAGATGTGATCAGAAAGTTCTTAGTTATGAAGTGCAACTATTCATCAGACTTGTGTATTGACATTAGTAGTGACACTCAATGTTCCCCTAATTCCATTGTGACTGTTAATGTAATTCTGAAAGGTGAACAAGCATCAGTCCTTTGGAATGAAACAAATGCTGTTTTGCAAAAGGGACCAGTAATAATTGAATCAATGGGAATCAGCTACTCCCTTACCTGTGTAGTTAAGACATTGTGTCCTGAAGTTGAGATCAACACCACTGATGTACCATCTATTAATCCAGTGGAGAATGATATTAATGATACGAATAATGACAATGGTATTGTAATTGTTGCTATTGGTGTTCCGCTACTGTTGGTAGGACTGTTTGTAGTAATACTTGCGTTTGTAATTGCCATTGTATACCAATGCACAAAGGctgataaagcaaaaaaatGTTCTGGAACAATTTCACCATGTCATATTGAAGATGGGAATTTTAATAATGTAACGACAAGCAGCAATGAAAGGCAGAGTCCTGCATCATCCACTACTCTTCAATTTGATGCTAATCATCATGAAACTATTACCATGGGTAACTCCAGCAGCAGCTCCTATGATTCTATGCATGCTGATAACAATGACTCTTCAGCAGACTCTGGTGTTGATTCACCAGGCTATAAAGAATTGTTTCACCCTCAAGGGCTGAATCACAATGAGTGCAATGTTTACCAGCCTAATGCTTGTGGTGATCAGCATATACCATCCCAGTCAATTTTGCCATCACCAAAAGGCCACCCAAAGGCTGAACCTAAATCGTTCACCTTAACTGACCCAGCCCATTCATCAGTGTCTGAGTACAACAAGCCTGAGCAAAAATCTGTGGGGGATGAGTCGAAGGAATACAGAAATGATGGTACCTTAGCTTAA